A region of Lycium barbarum isolate Lr01 chromosome 1, ASM1917538v2, whole genome shotgun sequence DNA encodes the following proteins:
- the LOC132638582 gene encoding ras-related protein RABD2a isoform X1 codes for MGPEYDYLFKLLLIGDSGVGKSCLLLRFADDSYLDSYISTIGVDFKIRTVEQDGKTIKLQIWDTAGQERFRTITSSYYRGAHGIIIVYDVTDQESFNNVKQWLNEIDRYASDNVNKLLVGNKCDLADNRAVSYDTAKAFADEIGIPFMETSAKNATNVEQAFMAMSADIKNRMASQPASNNAKPPTVQIRGQPVSQKSGCCSS; via the exons ATGGGTCCCGAATA TGATTACTTGTTTAAACTTTTATTAATAGGAGATTCTGGTGTTGGAAAGTCATGTCTTCTCCTGAGATTTGCT GATGATTCTTATTTGGACAGTTACATCAGCACAATTGGTGTCGACTTT AAAATACGCACCGTGGAGCAAGATGGGAAGACAATCAAACTTCAAATT TGGGACACTGCTGGACAAGAACGCTTCAGGACAATTACTAGTAGTTACTACCGTGGGGCACATGGCATCATT ATAGTTTATGATGTAACTGACCAAGAAAGCTTCAACAATGTTAAGCAATGGTTGAATGAGATTGATCGCTACGCAAGCGACAATGTAAACAAGCTTCTGGTTGGAAATAAGTGTGACTTGGCTGACAACCGAGCTGTATCTTATGATACAGCGAAG GCATTTGCTGATGAAATTGGTATTCCATTCATGGAGACTAGTGCAAAGAATGCAACTAATGTTGAGCAGGCCTTCATGGCAATGTCAGCTGACATAAAGAATAG GATGGCAAGTCAGCCAGCGTCGAACAATGCAAAGCCACCAACAGTGCAGATACGAGGACAACCTGTTTCCCAGAAGAGTGGCTGTTGTTCCAGTTAG
- the LOC132638582 gene encoding ras-related protein RABD2a isoform X2: MISSDYLFKLLLIGDSGVGKSCLLLRFADDSYLDSYISTIGVDFKIRTVEQDGKTIKLQIWDTAGQERFRTITSSYYRGAHGIIIVYDVTDQESFNNVKQWLNEIDRYASDNVNKLLVGNKCDLADNRAVSYDTAKAFADEIGIPFMETSAKNATNVEQAFMAMSADIKNRMASQPASNNAKPPTVQIRGQPVSQKSGCCSS, from the exons ATGATTAGTAG TGATTACTTGTTTAAACTTTTATTAATAGGAGATTCTGGTGTTGGAAAGTCATGTCTTCTCCTGAGATTTGCT GATGATTCTTATTTGGACAGTTACATCAGCACAATTGGTGTCGACTTT AAAATACGCACCGTGGAGCAAGATGGGAAGACAATCAAACTTCAAATT TGGGACACTGCTGGACAAGAACGCTTCAGGACAATTACTAGTAGTTACTACCGTGGGGCACATGGCATCATT ATAGTTTATGATGTAACTGACCAAGAAAGCTTCAACAATGTTAAGCAATGGTTGAATGAGATTGATCGCTACGCAAGCGACAATGTAAACAAGCTTCTGGTTGGAAATAAGTGTGACTTGGCTGACAACCGAGCTGTATCTTATGATACAGCGAAG GCATTTGCTGATGAAATTGGTATTCCATTCATGGAGACTAGTGCAAAGAATGCAACTAATGTTGAGCAGGCCTTCATGGCAATGTCAGCTGACATAAAGAATAG GATGGCAAGTCAGCCAGCGTCGAACAATGCAAAGCCACCAACAGTGCAGATACGAGGACAACCTGTTTCCCAGAAGAGTGGCTGTTGTTCCAGTTAG
- the LOC132614561 gene encoding uncharacterized protein LOC132614561 yields MGQHKWKRTRSPCPDASKKSRSLAAARKQDVAHNKRATRSLIGEKETLENSGEKSCEEEKSGKSATKQSSEEEKVVSVQLSIWVKKKIKLWLVTWVVTRKEQRHDQEDAQSVAVARSSNDTTGGDNSKGTGSLDNNSDPNALSVPECVKIISTEKYGFKTHLNMFRPYDSRTNVRVSFGTQFVEFRKVLIDQRIENSVRKTCSGHFLNLKKDVAVHLPMKLMHGLLLRRFFCEKKMEILCDYNDLHNCFGINEFAIMTGLRCHSLPLLSQQLEKIKEKGTSLVYHFFSYDVTAPLRCCHCWAVFEHFPLFPATSGLHLFQFICCYFVFVHIMAALNLV; encoded by the exons ATGGGCCAACATAAGTGGAAGAGAACCAGGTCACCTTGTCCTGATGCTAGTAAAAAATCTAGGAGCTTAGCTGCTGCTAGAAAACAAGATGTTGCACATAATAAAAGAGCTACCAGATCA TTGATTGGTGAAAAAGAAACACTTGAGAATAGTGGTGAAAAGTCATGTGAAGAAGAAAAAAGTGGCAAGAGTGCAACTAAGCAATCAAGTGAAGAGGAAAAAGTGGTGAGCGTGCAACTGAGCATttgggtgaagaagaagataaagcTATGGCTGGTGACATGGGTGGTAACCAg AAAAGAACAACGACATGATCAAGAGGATGCTCAATCAGTAGCCGTTGCTAGATCAAGTAATGATACTACTGGTGGTGATAATTCCAAGGGTACTGGATCATTAGATAATAATAGTGATCCCAATGCTCTTTCGGTTCCAGAATGTGTGAAGATCATTTCCACTGAAAAGTATGGATTTAAGACCCACTTGAATATGTTTAGGCCTTATGATTCAAGGACCAATGTGAGAGTCAGCTTTGGAACTCAATTTGTTGAGTTTAGAAAGGTTTTGATCGACCAGCGTATTGAGAATAGTGTTAGAAAAACTTGTTCTGGTCACTTTTTAAActtgaagaaagatgtagcagtACATCTCCCAATGAAGTTGATGCACGGCCTTCTTCTTCGGCGATTTTTTTGTGAAAAgaaaatggaaattttgtgtgaTTACAATGACTTGCATAATTGTTTCGGCATCAATGAATTCGCTATCATGACTGGACTTCGATGCCATTCTCTTCCCCTTCTTAGTCAGCAGTTAGAAAAGATTAAAGAAAAGGGTACAAGTTTG GTTTATCATTTTTTCTCCTATGACGTTACTGCTCCACTCCGCTGCTGCCATTGTTGGGCTGTTTTTGAGCATTTTCCG CTTTTCCCCGCGACCTCTGGGTTGCATTTGTTTCAATTTATCTGTTGCTACTTTGTTTTTGTTCACATAATGGCTGCTCTTAATTTAGTTTGA
- the LOC132614568 gene encoding uncharacterized protein LOC132614568, with protein sequence MSIHKRNKNTTQDELGCKISYWKSLKDSEIAKAMIRGTHAHRDAVLDGYSYMLRTANERSKTSLKVDGKGRFKYFFVSYGSWIRGFVHMRKVLAVDGTFLRGPYEGVLLYAVAQDTKNHIFHVAFCVVDKECDASYEYFVEQLLDIVPNTTELCIISNRHLSMGKMVSKIYSEAHHGCCTRQLAENARKEFHCGDFLGHFYHATKAYRRDMFNDYFEKIRYINAEVADYLEMLAFINGVEHTSQETSKLSYWYDVLTSNIVESVNSMFNEEREFPITALFDAISRRWSEIFHERRMTYVNLTTIFVPSAENKIMTNKNLGNKLLVHRIDKDMFTITGESGVSMIDLRRKTCSCREFDLDKIPCSYVMAALRSKFGDKYGKIIYEYSSSYYKVESYVLAYADPIFPVPAEEFWNPPPDILQRRTPLPEKKIKRERKRMKRVPGVVEGFSKKKFNKCSLYRRFGHKKTLCLTRRSGDVGTSRDIVS encoded by the exons ATGTCCATtcacaaaagaaataaaaatacaaCTCAAGATGAACTGGGTTGTAAGATTAGTTACTGGAAGTCCTTGAAGGACAGTGAGATAGCTAAAGCTATGATAAGAGGGACACATGCCCATAGGGATGCAGTTCTAGATGGTTACAGTTATATGCTTAGGACTGCAAATGAAAGAAGCAAGACATCGTTGAAAGTTGATGGCAAAGGGAGGTTCAAATATTTCTTTGTATCTTATGGATCTTGGATTAGGGGATTTGTGCATATGAGAAAAGTCTTAGCCGTTGACGGGACATTCTTAAGGGGCCCTTACGAGGGAGTTTTGTTATATGCTGTGGCACAAGATacgaaaaatcatatttttcatgTTGCATTTTGTGTAGTGGATAAGGAGTGTGATGCTTCATATGAATACTTTGTTGAGCAATTGTTAGACATAGTCCCCAATACTACGGAGTTGTGCATCATTTCTAATAGGCATCTAAGCATGGGAAAAATGGTATCAAAAATTTACTCTGAAGCGCACCACGGATGTTGCACGAGGCAACTTGCTGAAAATGCAAGAAAAGAATTTCATTGTGGAGATTTCCTTGGACATTTTTATCATGCAACTAAAGCATACCGAAGAGATATGTTCAATGACTATTTTGAAAAAATCAGATATATCAATGCAGAAGTCGCCGATTATCTTGAGATGTTGGCTTTCATAAATGGAGTAGAGCATACTTCCCAGGAAACAAGTAAACTATCTTACTG GTATGATGTATTGACCTCAAACATTGTTGAGTCTGTTAACTCAATGTTTAATGAAGAAAGAGAATTCCCCATTACTGCCCTATTCGATGCAATAAGTAGGAGGTGGTCAGAAATATTCCATGAGAGGCGGATGACATACGTCAACTTAACAACTATCTTTGTCCCTTCAGCTGAAAACAAAATAATGACTAACAAGAATCTGGGAAATAAGTTATTGGTCCATCGAATAGATAAAGACATGTTCACCATCACCGGGGAAAGTGGGGTCTCAATGATAGATCTACGAAGAAAAACATGTTCGTGTCGAGAGTTTGACTTGGACAAAATACCTTGTTCATATGTTATGGCAGCGCTTAGAAGTAAATTCGGAGATAAATATGGAAAGATAATTTATGAGTACTCTTCTTCATATTATAAGGTAGAGTCATACGTGCTTGCATATGCAGACCCAATATTTCCAGTGCCAGCTGAAGAATTTTGGAACCCTCCTCCGGATATTTTACAGAGACGAACACCTCTACCTGAAAAGAAAATCAAACGAGAAAGGAAACGGATGAAGCGGGTACCTGGAGTTGTGGAAGGATTTTCAAAGAAGAAGTTTAATAAATGCTCCTTATACAGAAGATTTGGCCACAAAAAAACCTTATGCCTTACAAGACGGAGTGGAGATGTAGGAACAAGCCGTGATATAGTTTCATAA